From Proteiniborus sp. MB09-C3, the proteins below share one genomic window:
- a CDS encoding HAMP domain-containing sensor histidine kinase — MIKKYKSSLTTKIFLLTMLLLTICCIATYAFIAWLIPKTYPNQVDLEAVKSFADNITEELKHVDYDDIMVIAMDIEKTAQDRYGDGVELHIFDKSGLEVFGNGSLKKDIKDYYAIQRTREYRFTFADNTEEFTFFFADGSQAVNYAVEAVNRIFPYLIVMVLVISIFAAFVYSRYITYPIVKISKASKKMIALDFDLNYKTSRTDELGTVYHNLSALAEKLSFTLKELEKTNAQLSDDINRERQLEQQRTELFSAISHELKTPITIVKGQLQGMISGIGRYKDRDTYLIQSLQALNGLETMVQELLIISRMEAPEYVCSRKPFDLALLVKQCLIAQEDAFIQNEMQLNTDLPDNVIYNGDIQLLKRVFDNLIINALKYSPAGNRVSVSMTTRDESIYFSIENTGTHIAEEDLSRIFEAFYRPDHSRSRQTGGSGLGLYIVKRVLDMHEAKYGMENSKDGVIFTIMF, encoded by the coding sequence TTGATAAAGAAATATAAAAGCTCTTTGACGACAAAGATTTTTCTTTTGACTATGCTCTTACTGACGATATGCTGTATTGCCACATATGCCTTTATCGCATGGCTTATTCCCAAAACCTATCCTAATCAGGTAGACTTGGAAGCTGTCAAATCTTTTGCGGATAATATCACGGAAGAATTAAAACATGTTGATTATGATGATATTATGGTTATCGCAATGGATATTGAAAAAACCGCACAAGACAGATATGGTGACGGTGTGGAGCTTCACATATTTGACAAAAGCGGATTAGAAGTTTTTGGAAACGGCTCCTTGAAGAAAGACATAAAGGATTATTATGCAATCCAGCGGACAAGAGAATACCGCTTTACTTTCGCGGACAACACAGAAGAATTTACCTTTTTCTTTGCCGACGGCTCACAGGCTGTTAATTATGCGGTGGAAGCTGTAAACCGCATATTTCCGTACCTTATTGTTATGGTTTTAGTAATCTCTATTTTTGCAGCCTTTGTATATTCCCGGTACATTACCTATCCCATTGTGAAAATCAGCAAGGCTTCTAAAAAAATGATTGCCTTGGATTTTGACCTGAACTATAAAACGAGCCGAACGGACGAATTAGGGACGGTATATCATAATCTGTCTGCTTTAGCAGAAAAATTGTCTTTTACCTTGAAAGAGCTTGAAAAAACAAATGCTCAATTATCAGACGACATTAACCGAGAAAGGCAACTGGAGCAGCAGCGGACAGAGCTTTTTTCTGCCATATCCCATGAGCTTAAAACACCGATTACCATTGTAAAGGGACAGCTTCAAGGCATGATTAGCGGTATTGGAAGATATAAAGACCGGGACACATACCTCATTCAATCACTTCAAGCGTTGAATGGGTTGGAAACAATGGTACAGGAATTGCTGATAATTTCAAGAATGGAAGCCCCGGAATATGTATGTAGTCGTAAGCCTTTTGACTTAGCTTTATTGGTAAAGCAATGCCTTATCGCGCAGGAGGACGCTTTTATACAGAATGAAATGCAGCTAAATACAGATTTACCCGACAATGTAATTTATAATGGCGATATTCAGCTATTAAAAAGAGTATTTGACAATCTGATTATTAACGCATTAAAATATTCCCCTGCCGGAAACAGGGTATCGGTTTCTATGACGACAAGGGACGAAAGCATTTACTTTTCGATTGAGAATACGGGTACGCATATTGCGGAGGAAGATTTAAGCAGGATTTTTGAAGCGTTTTACCGCCCCGACCACTCCCGCAGCCGTCAAACCGGGGGCAGCGGTTTAGGATTATACATTGTGAAGCGCGTATTAGATATGCACGAAGCAAAATACGGTATGGAAAATTCAAAAGACGGTGTGATTTTTACTATTATGTTCTAA
- a CDS encoding cysteine-rich VLP domain-containing protein has translation MSEIKRLTPPQSRRVNALVKKECCNCFDGNCILLDDGDECVCPQLISYSLLCKWFRAAVLPLDKVLYAELYAAEDKRRCLVCGASFASSSNNVKYCPDCRKRITNRQAAERMRKRRVLVTQ, from the coding sequence ATGAGTGAGATTAAGCGGCTGACACCGCCCCAAAGCAGACGGGTAAACGCCCTTGTGAAAAAAGAGTGCTGCAACTGCTTTGACGGGAATTGCATATTGCTTGACGACGGGGACGAGTGCGTTTGTCCGCAGCTTATTTCATACTCCTTGCTTTGCAAATGGTTTCGCGCCGCTGTCCTGCCCCTTGATAAAGTGTTATATGCCGAGCTTTACGCAGCCGAGGACAAGCGGCGTTGCTTGGTGTGCGGCGCGTCCTTTGCGTCAAGCTCTAACAATGTCAAATACTGCCCAGATTGCCGCAAGCGTATTACCAACAGGCAGGCCGCAGAGCGCATGAGAAAAAGACGCGTCCTTGTTACGCAGTAG
- a CDS encoding transposon-transfer assisting family protein, which translates to MNRFTIEETNLLSIYNEGGKQEVTTNINAALPYMDADIRELAARTLEKIAPLSEAEYAELAVYAADEI; encoded by the coding sequence ATGAATAGATTTACCATTGAGGAAACAAACCTTTTGAGCATTTATAACGAGGGCGGCAAGCAGGAGGTTACCACCAACATCAACGCCGCGCTGCCCTATATGGACGCGGATATACGGGAGCTTGCGGCGCGTACCCTTGAAAAAATCGCCCCGTTGAGTGAAGCGGAGTACGCGGAGCTTGCCGTTTACGCCGCCGATGAAATATGA
- a CDS encoding helix-turn-helix transcriptional regulator: protein MNRKIDKYDFKAFGQAIKAARKAKGISRNQLAEQMNIAPRYIASIENSGQHPSLQIFYELVTLLDVSVDQFFFPNKVTEKSTQRRQLDSLLDDISDKGLQVVTATAREIKEVETGDA from the coding sequence ATGAATCGAAAAATCGACAAATACGATTTTAAGGCTTTCGGTCAAGCCATAAAAGCAGCACGAAAAGCAAAGGGAATATCGAGAAACCAATTAGCAGAACAAATGAACATAGCCCCTCGATATATTGCGTCCATTGAGAACAGCGGACAGCACCCAAGCCTACAAATCTTTTATGAGCTTGTTACTCTTTTAGATGTATCGGTAGACCAATTCTTTTTTCCAAATAAGGTAACAGAAAAATCCACGCAGCGCAGACAGCTTGACAGTCTGCTTGATGATATAAGCGACAAGGGATTACAAGTTGTCACCGCCACCGCAAGAGAGATTAAGGAAGTCGAAACAGGGGACGCATGA
- the mobC gene encoding plasmid mobilization relaxosome protein MobC has protein sequence MNGRKRTVQIKFRVTEEERTLIEEKMKLIPTRNMAAYLRKMAIDGYIIQIDHSDIKAMTAEIQKIGVNINQIARRVNSTGSAYQEDINEIKGALDEIWRLQRLSLLKAH, from the coding sequence ATGAACGGACGAAAAAGGACAGTGCAAATCAAGTTTCGTGTGACGGAAGAAGAACGCACATTGATAGAGGAAAAAATGAAGCTCATACCCACCCGCAATATGGCGGCGTATCTGCGGAAAATGGCAATCGACGGGTACATCATTCAGATAGACCATAGCGACATAAAGGCAATGACAGCAGAGATACAGAAAATCGGGGTTAATATCAATCAGATAGCGCGGCGCGTGAACAGTACAGGCAGCGCATATCAAGAGGACATAAACGAGATAAAGGGGGCGTTAGATGAGATATGGCGGTTACAAAGATTAAGCCTATTAAAAGCACATTGA
- a CDS encoding YodL domain-containing protein gives MKSYSAYEHDNLDPAESMRIERRMYFESEKADISTLTALPLEQLQKMREESAAAEQTIFQSLQEHAAAWEEQAGKTLLFDKAIEYTRTPTVKHTSNQWEAEEYHHAISNMVYQMNYHIYENTRYDRETKQSVPYSWSLTWSVRTNSPDGYRQARIAVQDRKVFADKAAMEKYLNGRIKAYSHLFIEISPPIPQEYAQQFKVNGQLLPGYTIEGEEPKQADHAAVENNGGDFISQQQNTEQRKEREGMNDPLSIRISNSAKYENGEHGYWLKLPATAEQLHEAMKAMDITANNPQDFLIEDFESVLDSVTRLSLENVRSAGVDELNYLAAALQSRDSRQIDKLNAATKFMTGRYDVHGLVELTQNTGVYDFHPDIFSNIQLGEHTFEHSGLIQIPDEWAAAVDIEMLGQLAAEHEKGVFTEYGYIVPNGEEWKPITEIPQEYRIMSFPQPQRPDPEKADMEAISAMQTAEPPQPRPVIPLVLTSEKPAEKLKEITDRLEQGISELFDSNRYKEYLSVMSKFHNYSFNNTLLIAMQKPDASLIAGFSSWKNQFERNVKKGEKGIKIIAPSPFKVKKEMEKIDPHTQKPVIGKDGKPVTEEKEITIPAFKVVSVFDVSQTEGKELPDIAVDALTGDVEQYKDFFAALEKTSPVPVGFEEMTGGTQGYYHLEDKRIALLEGASQLQTLKTLIHEIAHAKLHDIDLTAPKEEQQNRPDRRTREVEAESIAYTVCQHYGLDTSDYSFGYVAGWSSGKELAELKSSLETIRSTAAEIINSIDTHMAEIQKAQEVKQEQPQEYIYKVHANPRSDSIENRYLLQAYIPQEDGTAKIGDILFVGTPGKCRELMGRLTAGELTQGQVKELFAKSQEQPTQETGQDENTYSIYQLKRGDETRDLRFEPYDRLQAEGHTVAPANYDLIYSAPLAPDMTLESILEKFNIDHPKDFKGHSLSVSDVVVLHQNGQDAAHYVDSFGYRQVPEFLQEQQKELTPDEFLTGEKITTPRGSFRLTSMSMEQMKEAGYGVHHNSDDGKYYIMGNGTRAFAVAVEQPQNYLKHIEDTVEQNDNNFDGIINNTPQTPTVGELEQKAKAGEPISLTDLANAIKADKERVGKQEEKPSIRAQLRTDKERAQKKPAKNKTQDLERS, from the coding sequence ATGAAATCTTATTCTGCCTATGAACACGATAACTTAGACCCAGCCGAAAGCATGAGGATAGAGCGCAGAATGTATTTTGAAAGCGAAAAAGCGGATATTTCCACCTTAACCGCTTTGCCGTTGGAACAGCTACAAAAAATGCGCGAGGAAAGCGCGGCTGCTGAACAGACAATTTTTCAAAGTCTGCAAGAACACGCTGCCGCATGGGAGGAACAGGCGGGCAAAACGCTTTTATTTGACAAAGCGATTGAGTACACGAGAACCCCCACCGTCAAGCACACCTCTAATCAATGGGAAGCCGAGGAATACCACCATGCTATCAGCAACATGGTTTATCAAATGAATTACCACATTTACGAGAATACCCGGTATGACAGGGAAACAAAGCAATCTGTTCCTTACTCTTGGAGTTTGACATGGAGCGTCCGCACAAACAGCCCGGACGGGTACCGACAGGCGCGGATTGCCGTACAGGACAGAAAGGTATTTGCAGACAAGGCGGCTATGGAAAAATATCTGAATGGGCGTATCAAGGCATATTCCCACCTGTTCATAGAAATATCGCCGCCTATCCCGCAGGAATATGCACAGCAATTCAAGGTAAACGGGCAGCTTTTACCGGGCTACACCATAGAGGGTGAGGAACCGAAACAAGCCGACCACGCCGCCGTAGAAAATAACGGCGGCGATTTTATTTCACAGCAACAAAATACGGAACAGCGAAAGGAGCGTGAGGGCATGAATGACCCTTTATCTATACGGATAAGCAACAGCGCGAAATATGAAAACGGCGAACACGGGTATTGGCTGAAACTTCCCGCCACCGCCGAGCAGCTACACGAAGCTATGAAAGCAATGGATATTACGGCAAACAACCCGCAAGACTTTTTAATTGAGGATTTTGAAAGCGTCCTTGACAGCGTTACCCGTCTATCTCTTGAAAATGTGCGAAGCGCAGGAGTGGATGAGCTGAACTATTTGGCGGCGGCTTTGCAATCACGCGATAGCAGGCAGATTGACAAGCTGAACGCCGCAACCAAATTTATGACAGGCCGTTACGACGTTCACGGACTTGTTGAGCTTACGCAGAACACGGGTGTTTATGATTTTCACCCTGATATTTTCAGCAATATACAGCTTGGGGAGCATACCTTTGAACATTCCGGCTTGATACAGATACCCGACGAATGGGCGGCAGCGGTTGACATTGAAATGTTGGGGCAGCTTGCCGCCGAGCATGAAAAAGGCGTGTTTACCGAGTATGGGTATATCGTTCCAAACGGTGAGGAATGGAAGCCGATAACGGAAATCCCGCAAGAATACCGCATTATGAGTTTCCCGCAGCCGCAGCGACCCGACCCCGAAAAGGCAGATATGGAGGCTATCAGCGCAATGCAGACCGCAGAGCCGCCGCAGCCGCGCCCTGTTATCCCTCTTGTCCTTACTTCCGAGAAACCCGCCGAAAAGCTCAAAGAGATTACCGACCGCTTGGAGCAGGGTATTTCTGAACTGTTTGACAGTAACCGCTATAAAGAGTATCTAAGCGTCATGTCAAAGTTTCACAATTACAGCTTTAACAATACCCTGCTTATCGCCATGCAGAAACCGGACGCTTCCCTTATCGCGGGCTTTTCCTCTTGGAAAAATCAGTTTGAGCGCAATGTAAAAAAAGGTGAAAAGGGTATCAAAATCATTGCCCCGTCCCCATTCAAAGTAAAAAAGGAAATGGAGAAAATCGACCCGCATACGCAGAAGCCCGTTATCGGAAAAGACGGAAAGCCCGTTACCGAAGAAAAGGAAATTACCATTCCCGCTTTTAAGGTGGTTTCCGTCTTTGATGTTTCGCAGACCGAGGGAAAGGAATTGCCCGACATTGCCGTGGACGCTTTGACGGGTGATGTGGAACAGTACAAGGATTTTTTCGCCGCCCTTGAAAAAACTTCCCCCGTTCCCGTAGGCTTTGAGGAAATGACAGGCGGCACACAGGGCTACTACCATTTGGAGGATAAACGGATTGCGCTTTTAGAGGGCGCAAGCCAGTTGCAGACCCTTAAAACCTTGATACATGAAATCGCCCATGCGAAGCTGCACGACATTGATTTGACCGCCCCAAAAGAAGAACAGCAAAACCGCCCCGACCGCCGCACCCGCGAAGTGGAAGCGGAAAGTATCGCATACACTGTCTGCCAGCATTACGGACTTGATACGTCGGATTATTCCTTTGGATATGTTGCCGGGTGGAGCAGCGGAAAGGAGCTTGCGGAACTGAAAAGCTCTCTTGAAACAATCCGCAGCACCGCCGCCGAGATTATCAATTCCATTGATACCCATATGGCAGAAATCCAAAAGGCGCAGGAAGTCAAGCAGGAGCAGCCGCAAGAATACATCTACAAGGTACACGCCAACCCCCGCAGCGACAGTATAGAAAACCGCTATCTGCTGCAAGCCTACATTCCGCAGGAGGACGGAACGGCAAAGATTGGCGATATTCTGTTTGTCGGTACACCGGGAAAATGCCGCGAGCTTATGGGCCGGCTTACCGCCGGAGAACTGACACAGGGACAGGTAAAGGAGCTTTTCGCAAAATCGCAGGAGCAGCCGACACAGGAAACCGGGCAGGACGAAAATACCTACTCCATTTATCAGTTGAAGCGTGGCGACGAAACGCGGGATTTACGCTTTGAGCCTTACGACCGTCTGCAAGCGGAGGGACACACGGTTGCCCCTGCGAACTATGACCTTATCTATTCCGCGCCCCTTGCGCCGGATATGACCCTTGAAAGCATTTTGGAAAAGTTTAATATCGACCACCCGAAAGATTTTAAGGGACATAGCCTTTCCGTTTCCGACGTAGTGGTGCTTCATCAGAACGGGCAGGACGCCGCCCATTATGTAGACAGTTTCGGCTATCGGCAAGTGCCGGAGTTTTTGCAGGAGCAGCAAAAAGAACTGACCCCGGACGAATTTTTGACCGGGGAGAAAATCACAACGCCGCGCGGCAGCTTCCGCTTAACCTCTATGAGCATGGAGCAGATGAAAGAAGCCGGGTACGGCGTTCATCACAATTCAGACGACGGAAAATATTACATCATGGGGAATGGTACACGGGCTTTTGCCGTAGCGGTTGAGCAGCCCCAAAATTATTTGAAGCATATCGAGGACACCGTAGAGCAAAACGACAACAACTTTGACGGGATTATCAATAACACGCCACAGACACCCACCGTAGGCGAATTGGAGCAGAAAGCAAAGGCGGGTGAGCCGATTTCCCTTACTGACCTTGCAAATGCCATCAAAGCCGACAAGGAGCGCGTCGGCAAGCAGGAAGAAAAGCCCTCTATCCGGGCGCAGCTTAGGACAGATAAGGAACGGGCGCAGAAAAAGCCCGCAAAGAATAAAACGCAGGATTTGGAAAGGAGTTGA
- a CDS encoding relaxase/mobilization nuclease domain-containing protein gives MAVTKIKPIKSTLSKALDYIQNPDKTDGKMLVSSFGCSFETADIEFGFTLSQALDKGNNLAHHLIQSFEPGEVDYQTAHEIGRQLADAVTKGQHEYVLTTHIDKGHVHNHIIFCAVNFVDLHKYNSNKRSYYGIRNMSDKLCREHGLSIVVPGRGSKGKSYAEYQAEKTGTSWKGKLKIAVDTLIPQVSDFEELLRRLEAAGYEIKRGKYISCRAPGQERFTRLKTLGADYTEEALTERIKGRRTRAAKAPRTEKKGVSLLIDIENSIKAQESRGYKQWAKIHNLKQAAKTLNFLTENRIEQYTDLTAKIAEIAAESEQAADALKTVETRLADMAVLIKNITTYQKTKPAYDAYRKAKNKEKYRAEHESNIILHEAAAKALKAAGVSGKLPNVAALQAEYESLQEEKEKLYAEYGKLKKQVKEYDVIKRNIDSILRQDKEPERGKETER, from the coding sequence ATGGCGGTTACAAAGATTAAGCCTATTAAAAGCACATTGAGCAAAGCCCTTGACTATATTCAAAACCCGGACAAGACAGACGGAAAAATGCTTGTTTCCTCTTTCGGCTGTTCCTTTGAAACGGCAGACATTGAGTTTGGATTTACCCTTTCGCAAGCGTTGGATAAGGGAAACAACCTCGCTCACCATTTAATACAATCCTTTGAGCCGGGGGAAGTGGATTATCAGACCGCCCATGAAATCGGGCGGCAGCTTGCCGACGCTGTTACCAAAGGGCAGCATGAGTACGTTTTGACGACGCATATTGACAAGGGTCACGTCCATAATCACATCATTTTTTGTGCGGTCAATTTTGTAGACCTCCACAAGTACAATTCCAATAAAAGAAGCTATTACGGCATACGGAACATGAGCGATAAGCTGTGCCGGGAACATGGCCTATCCATTGTCGTTCCGGGCAGAGGAAGCAAGGGAAAAAGCTATGCGGAGTACCAAGCAGAAAAGACCGGGACGAGTTGGAAAGGAAAGCTGAAAATTGCGGTTGATACCCTTATCCCCCAAGTGTCCGATTTTGAAGAATTATTGCGCCGATTGGAAGCGGCGGGCTATGAAATCAAGCGGGGAAAATATATATCATGCCGCGCACCCGGACAAGAACGGTTTACCCGTTTGAAAACCCTCGGCGCAGATTATACAGAGGAAGCCCTAACAGAACGTATCAAGGGCAGACGCACCCGCGCCGCTAAAGCCCCACGGACAGAGAAAAAGGGCGTTTCCCTGCTGATAGATATTGAAAACAGTATCAAGGCGCAGGAGAGCCGGGGATATAAGCAATGGGCGAAAATCCACAATCTGAAACAGGCGGCAAAGACGCTGAACTTCTTAACGGAAAACCGTATAGAACAGTATACGGACTTGACCGCTAAGATTGCGGAAATCGCGGCAGAGAGCGAACAGGCCGCCGACGCATTAAAGACCGTCGAAACCCGGCTTGCGGACATGGCGGTGCTGATTAAGAATATCACTACCTACCAAAAGACAAAGCCCGCCTATGACGCATACCGCAAAGCAAAAAACAAAGAGAAATACCGCGCAGAGCATGAAAGCAATATCATTCTGCATGAAGCGGCAGCCAAAGCGTTAAAGGCGGCGGGTGTGTCCGGCAAGCTCCCGAATGTCGCCGCCCTGCAAGCAGAGTATGAAAGTCTGCAAGAGGAAAAAGAAAAGCTATATGCCGAATATGGCAAACTGAAAAAACAGGTCAAGGAGTACGACGTTATCAAACGGAACATAGACAGCATTTTACGGCAGGACAAAGAGCCTGAACGGGGAAAGGAAACGGAACGGTGA
- a CDS encoding helix-turn-helix domain-containing protein: MAEKNMPDYDTIQAAVAGKAWAVKKVLDCYSGELDKLATVEKKQPDGSMKKEIDADMRQTLVLKLIEAIPQFLSAWRNGKRSV, translated from the coding sequence ATGGCAGAAAAGAATATGCCGGATTACGATACAATCCAAGCCGCCGTTGCAGGTAAAGCATGGGCAGTGAAAAAGGTGCTTGACTGTTATTCAGGCGAATTAGACAAGCTCGCAACGGTTGAAAAGAAGCAGCCGGACGGAAGCATGAAAAAGGAAATTGACGCGGATATGCGGCAAACTCTTGTGCTGAAGCTCATAGAAGCTATCCCGCAATTTCTGTCTGCTTGGCGAAATGGAAAGAGAAGCGTATAG
- a CDS encoding response regulator transcription factor, translating to MQKILIVEDDISIQELLHDYIQEAGFEVYLASDGVEAVTLFSTHNFELVLLDIMLPKIDGYSVCEIIRKRSNIPIIFLTAMDSENDQIKGFDLLADDYVTKPFSMPVLMRKLTAVLRRTSANDKDSQFIKYKNLQLDVDAYKAYVDGNNIELTPREFEILRELLSHQGRILTRDNLINLLWKYDFYGDERIVDTHIKNLRKKLDIDLIDTIRGVGYRIDKEI from the coding sequence ATGCAGAAAATTTTGATTGTTGAAGATGATATATCTATACAAGAGCTATTGCACGATTATATTCAGGAAGCGGGATTTGAGGTATATTTAGCCTCGGACGGCGTGGAAGCTGTAACGCTTTTCTCAACACATAATTTTGAATTGGTTCTGCTGGATATTATGCTGCCTAAAATAGATGGGTATAGCGTTTGTGAAATAATTAGAAAGAGGTCAAATATTCCAATTATTTTCTTGACCGCTATGGATAGTGAGAATGATCAAATCAAAGGGTTTGATTTATTAGCGGACGATTATGTGACGAAGCCCTTTTCAATGCCTGTATTAATGCGGAAACTTACTGCTGTTTTACGGCGCACATCAGCGAACGATAAAGACAGCCAGTTTATAAAATATAAAAATTTGCAATTAGATGTTGACGCTTACAAAGCCTATGTTGATGGTAATAACATTGAGCTAACGCCACGGGAATTTGAAATATTGCGGGAGCTTCTTTCCCATCAGGGAAGAATACTAACAAGGGATAATTTAATCAATCTTTTGTGGAAGTATGATTTTTACGGTGACGAGCGTATTGTAGACACTCATATAAAAAACTTGCGTAAAAAATTAGACATAGATTTGATAGATACCATTAGAGGGGTGGGGTACAGAATTGATAAAGAAATATAA
- a CDS encoding DUF6050 family protein: protein MTRGEIWKDFFKKTVLPAAIALFLFFMFKSVFTNNSETNYFYVWLCCGIPFGIRRMFVWLVPHGYDLGGTVGIIALNFILGGIIGGIILIWRLLCAAWYIPLTAYRLLTIGKGNTVEINFKE from the coding sequence ATGACACGCGGGGAAATATGGAAAGATTTTTTCAAGAAAACGGTTTTGCCCGCCGCTATTGCATTATTTCTATTCTTCATGTTCAAATCAGTATTTACCAATAACAGCGAAACAAATTATTTTTATGTATGGCTGTGCTGCGGTATCCCATTTGGTATTCGCCGTATGTTTGTCTGGCTTGTGCCGCATGGGTATGACTTAGGCGGTACGGTGGGAATTATCGCCCTCAATTTCATTTTGGGCGGTATCATTGGCGGCATCATTCTGATATGGCGGCTTCTTTGCGCCGCGTGGTACATACCTTTGACAGCGTACCGATTGTTGACGATAGGCAAAGGCAATACGGTTGAAATCAACTTTAAGGAATAA
- a CDS encoding helix-turn-helix domain-containing protein, whose amino-acid sequence MEYISAPEAAKKWGISERRVQKLCEENRIPGVARFSRMWLIPKDAEKPKDERYKNNP is encoded by the coding sequence ATGGAATATATCTCTGCCCCGGAAGCCGCAAAAAAGTGGGGTATTTCAGAGCGGCGAGTGCAAAAACTTTGCGAAGAAAACAGAATACCGGGCGTTGCCCGTTTTAGTCGTATGTGGCTTATTCCAAAAGACGCAGAGAAACCGAAAGATGAGCGATATAAAAATAATCCGTAG